In the genome of Haloferax mediterranei ATCC 33500, one region contains:
- a CDS encoding aromatic ring-hydroxylating oxygenase subunit alpha, producing the protein MVSGGTNVGTSSQTQTVIEEVGNIRETGTIPSRIHNDNEIHELELERVFSDTWVFVGHESEIPEPGDYAKRYIGDSPFIFVRDDTGEVRVLFDSCQHRGTTVVRAEQGNTSYFRCPYHNWTYKNTGELVGVPHKEQFFKELDTCEHALDSAPQVDSYEGLVFASLSATAPSLDEYLGDFKWYLDLHLKFAEGGMEVVGEPIRWEIDTNWKIGADNFTGDSYHTLATHKSAMDLDIFPPELSAVGAERTPVDVTECSGHSCMLAYLENQEFAGGYPEDIFTETHLSESELRLAKRLVSSVGTVFPNFSFLQMNLNADPENREVTAFLNIRKWQPLGPKKTQVWNWILVPRDSSEEFKQRAYDTGISTFSVAGNFEVDDFAVWDGIAEAAGSTFGKKIGRRSNFQMGVGEMGDATNISDEWPGPGAVYDTNFEDGTMQTFYQSWYRSMTGRPIDSATEDVNE; encoded by the coding sequence ATGGTATCAGGAGGCACGAATGTCGGGACATCCTCTCAGACCCAAACGGTCATAGAAGAGGTTGGAAACATCAGGGAGACTGGAACAATCCCTTCGCGGATACACAACGACAACGAAATACACGAGTTAGAACTCGAACGAGTGTTCAGCGACACGTGGGTATTCGTTGGACACGAATCGGAGATTCCGGAACCGGGAGATTACGCGAAGCGGTACATCGGCGACAGTCCGTTTATCTTCGTTCGAGACGATACCGGCGAGGTTCGGGTGCTCTTCGATTCGTGCCAACACCGGGGGACCACGGTGGTCCGTGCCGAACAGGGCAACACATCGTACTTCCGATGTCCGTACCATAACTGGACCTACAAGAACACCGGCGAACTCGTCGGCGTCCCGCACAAAGAACAGTTCTTCAAAGAACTCGATACCTGTGAGCACGCACTCGATTCCGCCCCGCAGGTCGACAGCTACGAGGGACTCGTGTTCGCATCGCTCTCGGCTACCGCACCCTCTCTGGACGAGTACCTCGGCGATTTCAAATGGTATCTCGACCTTCACCTGAAGTTCGCCGAAGGTGGAATGGAAGTCGTCGGTGAACCGATTCGATGGGAAATCGATACGAACTGGAAAATCGGCGCGGACAACTTTACGGGTGATTCCTACCATACGCTCGCCACTCACAAGTCCGCGATGGACCTGGATATCTTCCCGCCGGAACTTTCGGCAGTCGGTGCCGAACGGACGCCAGTCGACGTAACCGAGTGCAGCGGACACTCGTGTATGCTCGCCTATCTCGAGAATCAGGAATTTGCTGGTGGTTATCCGGAAGACATCTTCACAGAGACACACCTTTCTGAATCGGAACTCCGCCTTGCAAAGCGACTCGTATCCAGCGTCGGAACCGTGTTCCCGAACTTCTCGTTCCTTCAGATGAACCTCAACGCCGACCCGGAGAATCGCGAGGTTACCGCGTTCTTGAATATTCGGAAGTGGCAGCCACTAGGGCCAAAAAAGACGCAGGTGTGGAACTGGATTCTCGTGCCACGGGATTCCTCCGAAGAGTTCAAACAGCGTGCATACGACACCGGCATCAGCACGTTCAGTGTCGCCGGGAATTTCGAGGTCGACGACTTCGCCGTCTGGGATGGCATCGCGGAGGCTGCCGGAAGCACTTTCGGGAAGAAAATCGGTCGGAGGTCGAACTTCCAGATGGGGGTTGGAGAGATGGGTGACGCAACGAACATCTCCGACGAGTGGCCCGGCCCGGGTGCGGTGTACGATACGAACTTCGAGGACGGGACGATGCAGACGTTCTACCAGAGTTGGTATCGCTCGATGACCGGACGGCCCATCGATTCAGCAACCGAGGATGTCAATGAGTGA
- a CDS encoding aromatic-ring-hydroxylating dioxygenase subunit beta has product MSERFELRLECEEFLFDEAERLDDGKLHEWLELLTDDVEYRVPRRVTRERGSEQSSFSEDGFLYREDMGTLTTRVERYDREYAWAENPPSRTRRFVSNVRVHDESDDEIRVKSNLLLYRNQGDTTEHDLLVGEREDQLRRVDGALKLARRTVYLDQTILATRNLSFFL; this is encoded by the coding sequence ATGAGTGAACGCTTCGAACTCCGCCTGGAGTGCGAGGAGTTCCTGTTCGACGAGGCGGAGCGATTGGACGACGGGAAACTCCACGAATGGCTCGAACTACTCACGGATGACGTCGAGTATCGAGTCCCCCGCCGCGTCACGCGCGAGCGAGGTTCAGAGCAATCATCGTTCAGTGAGGATGGGTTCCTCTATCGTGAGGACATGGGCACGCTCACCACACGGGTGGAGCGCTACGATAGAGAATACGCATGGGCGGAAAACCCCCCGTCTCGGACGCGACGATTTGTGAGTAACGTTCGGGTACACGACGAATCGGACGACGAAATCCGGGTGAAGAGCAATCTGCTGCTCTATCGAAATCAGGGGGATACGACCGAGCACGACCTGCTCGTCGGGGAGCGCGAGGACCAACTTCGCCGTGTCGATGGAGCACTCAAGTTAGCCCGACGAACCGTCTACCTCGACCAAACCATCCTCGCCACGCGCAACCTTTCGTTTTTCCTCTGA
- the hutH gene encoding histidine ammonia-lyase → MVIELTGSDLTIEDAVACARDHEEVSVSDEALKRVRTARSNLESRIGTGEIIYGVNTGFGASQNEVIDPEDVATLQKNLIRSNAVCIGDPVDEDEARMMMLLRLNSLLSGSSGVRVHVVLKLRDLLNAGFYPHVPRKGSVSASGDLAPLAHVALAMLGEGKARHEDEWVPSSEVLTSIEVDPLTTEEGEPGLEAKEGLALINGTNYITAVGALAVHDAETLLDTADTVGTMTLEAFRGISDPFRAEIHELRNQPGQKHVAERIRNGIEGSELVTSAAEANRAQDSYSLRCIPQVHGASRDTLTHVRGVIERELNAVTDNPLVLQRGAGDVVSGGNFHGQPVAFALDMLSVAVSEVANISERRIFKLTGGDAAGRSDGKTDSMPSDSLPPFLVEDSGLNCGFMMPQVTAAALVSENKTLAHPSSTDSIPTSDNQEDHVSMGANGANHLVEILGNVETVLAIELFAAYTALSYRVDSPGQKATEIVSLLEEIVTPLKEDRLMQNDFSSLRSLIRAGEVR, encoded by the coding sequence ATGGTAATCGAACTCACCGGGTCTGACCTCACGATTGAGGACGCAGTAGCCTGTGCTCGCGACCACGAAGAAGTGTCCGTTAGCGACGAGGCACTGAAGCGCGTGCGGACTGCGCGTTCGAATCTCGAATCACGCATCGGAACAGGTGAAATAATCTATGGCGTCAATACTGGGTTCGGTGCCAGTCAAAACGAGGTTATCGACCCCGAAGACGTCGCGACACTCCAGAAGAACCTGATCCGGAGCAACGCGGTCTGTATCGGCGACCCGGTCGACGAGGACGAGGCGCGCATGATGATGCTCCTCAGGCTGAACTCGTTGCTCTCCGGAAGCTCTGGAGTGCGAGTACACGTCGTCCTGAAACTACGTGACCTGCTGAACGCGGGGTTCTACCCCCACGTCCCTCGGAAAGGGTCGGTCAGTGCGAGTGGTGACCTCGCACCCCTTGCCCATGTCGCGCTCGCGATGCTCGGCGAGGGGAAGGCACGTCACGAAGACGAGTGGGTCCCGTCCAGTGAAGTGCTAACTTCGATTGAAGTCGACCCGCTCACCACAGAAGAAGGTGAGCCGGGTCTCGAAGCGAAGGAAGGGCTCGCCCTGATAAATGGGACGAACTACATCACCGCCGTCGGGGCACTGGCTGTTCACGACGCCGAAACACTGCTCGACACCGCCGATACCGTCGGGACGATGACGCTCGAAGCGTTCCGTGGCATCAGCGACCCGTTCCGGGCGGAGATTCACGAGCTTCGCAACCAACCTGGCCAAAAGCACGTGGCTGAACGTATCAGGAACGGAATCGAAGGAAGCGAACTTGTGACGTCCGCAGCCGAGGCGAACCGGGCACAGGATTCGTATTCGTTGCGGTGCATCCCACAAGTACACGGTGCAAGCAGAGATACGCTGACACACGTGAGAGGCGTCATCGAACGCGAGTTGAACGCCGTCACGGACAACCCATTGGTGTTACAGCGCGGAGCGGGTGACGTAGTCTCCGGCGGCAATTTCCACGGCCAGCCTGTCGCATTTGCCCTCGATATGCTTTCGGTGGCTGTCTCGGAAGTCGCAAACATCTCTGAGCGCCGGATATTCAAACTGACCGGCGGTGACGCAGCGGGCAGAAGTGACGGAAAAACCGACTCGATGCCTTCGGATAGTCTCCCTCCATTCCTCGTCGAAGATTCGGGCTTGAACTGTGGGTTCATGATGCCGCAGGTGACCGCCGCAGCGCTTGTTTCGGAAAATAAGACACTGGCTCACCCTTCATCTACGGACTCGATTCCGACATCGGACAATCAGGAGGACCACGTGAGTATGGGAGCAAACGGTGCAAATCACCTGGTCGAGATCCTCGGAAACGTTGAAACCGTCCTCGCCATCGAACTGTTCGCCGCGTACACGGCGCTTTCGTACCGTGTAGACAGCCCGGGACAGAAGGCAACTGAAATCGTCTCTCTCCTCGAAGAGATAGTCACACCGCTGAAGGAAGACCGGCTAATGCAGAACGATTTCTCCAGTCTTCGGTCGCTAATCCGCGCTGGAGAGGTCAGATAG
- a CDS encoding cupin domain-containing protein: MPRIDFETERAYDDDRFSAQAGFRSERMKVICGFFEPGQFIPVHAPSSDLVVNVRSGTGIVREEETDHRVGAGDIIVVPADTKRGIKADDDSRLEALLVTSPPPTDAEHDPVRRGLAAGEFESEL, encoded by the coding sequence ATGCCTCGAATCGACTTCGAGACCGAGCGAGCGTACGATGACGACCGATTCTCCGCACAGGCAGGGTTCCGAAGTGAGCGGATGAAAGTCATCTGTGGCTTTTTCGAACCCGGACAGTTTATTCCGGTCCACGCGCCGTCGAGCGACCTCGTTGTCAATGTTCGGTCAGGAACCGGTATCGTCCGTGAGGAGGAGACCGACCACCGGGTCGGTGCCGGCGACATCATCGTCGTTCCAGCGGATACGAAACGCGGTATCAAAGCGGACGATGATTCGAGACTCGAAGCGTTGTTGGTGACGTCGCCACCGCCGACAGACGCAGAACACGACCCCGTCCGTCGCGGGCTCGCAGCCGGGGAGTTCGAGTCGGAGTTATAG
- the ric gene encoding iron-sulfur cluster repair di-iron protein: MITVTEEAFDPDRRVSSFVDETLAFAYVFEDFGIDYCCGGDVSLATACEKANVDIATIRNRLRAVQESHDEESVEWESLSELVNHIVSTHHDRLREELPSLESLVHKVAEVHGEDHPELRAVEREYAVLADEMRTHIEEEEDELFPIVRKLDSGGSLTDFEVRTVRRELTTFEDDHEATAERLEQLSELTDGYTVPDSACASYRGMLERLEALERETHIHVHKENNILFPTVVSTLDADA, encoded by the coding sequence GTGATTACTGTGACCGAAGAAGCATTCGACCCAGACCGCCGAGTGAGTTCGTTTGTTGATGAGACGCTAGCGTTCGCATACGTCTTCGAGGATTTCGGTATCGACTACTGCTGTGGAGGCGACGTGTCGCTCGCCACAGCCTGCGAGAAGGCTAACGTCGATATCGCTACCATTCGTAACCGACTCCGTGCAGTACAGGAGAGCCACGACGAAGAGTCGGTGGAGTGGGAGTCTCTGTCCGAACTCGTCAACCACATCGTTTCTACTCATCACGACCGTCTACGTGAGGAACTCCCTTCCTTGGAATCCCTAGTTCACAAGGTTGCGGAGGTACACGGTGAGGACCACCCAGAACTTCGAGCAGTCGAACGGGAGTACGCCGTACTCGCCGACGAGATGCGAACCCACATCGAGGAAGAAGAAGACGAACTCTTTCCAATAGTTCGAAAACTCGACAGTGGTGGGTCACTAACTGACTTCGAGGTTCGAACTGTCAGGCGAGAACTCACAACTTTCGAAGACGACCACGAAGCGACCGCCGAGCGCCTCGAGCAACTTTCCGAGTTGACCGACGGATACACGGTTCCCGACAGCGCCTGTGCCAGCTACCGAGGGATGCTCGAACGCCTCGAAGCGTTAGAGCGAGAGACACACATCCACGTTCACAAGGAGAACAACATCCTCTTTCCCACCGTCGTGTCAACCCTCGACGCCGACGCCTGA
- a CDS encoding nicotinate phosphoribosyltransferase has protein sequence MAHTEYGYLTPENLALFTDLYELTMMQGYYNQNHNPTATFDLFFRDLPPNRGYMVAAGLEQAIHYIETLSFGERVIEYLTEHGFDEEFLSHLETLEFTGDVRALPEGTPVFSNEPLVEVTAPILQGQLLETIVINQIGYQSLIATKAARMRDMITQHGDEQSLVDFGSRRAHGSDAGIKAARAAYIGGFDGTSNVAAGEAFGIPIYGTMAHSWIQSFTSERAAFETFVDEYGEESILLIDTYDTVSGAKTARAVAEEKDIDIAGVRLDSGDLTALSKEVNEILAETDLFISSGIDEFKIRRFLTNGGVGSGFGPGTALVTSTDAPKVEGVYKLVAVEEDGDMQPSMKLSTGKVTYPGAKSVRRVERDGQYDRDILALRDEDCDGGEQLVSVIEDGELVYQFPDLPAIQERARRSVSKTPPAIRQLEDPERYDVQIGSGLDTQTTSLRRQLESQHS, from the coding sequence ATGGCGCACACAGAGTACGGGTATCTCACCCCGGAGAATCTGGCACTCTTTACCGACCTGTACGAGTTGACGATGATGCAGGGGTACTACAATCAGAATCACAACCCGACAGCGACGTTCGACCTGTTTTTCAGGGACCTCCCGCCGAACCGAGGGTACATGGTTGCAGCCGGGTTAGAACAGGCGATTCACTACATTGAGACGCTTTCCTTCGGCGAGCGGGTAATCGAGTACCTCACCGAACACGGATTCGACGAGGAGTTCTTGTCACACCTCGAAACGCTGGAGTTCACGGGCGACGTTCGAGCGCTCCCGGAAGGGACACCGGTGTTTTCGAACGAACCGCTGGTAGAGGTGACCGCTCCAATTCTGCAGGGGCAACTGTTGGAGACGATTGTTATCAATCAGATCGGGTATCAGAGTTTAATTGCGACGAAGGCGGCCCGGATGCGCGATATGATTACACAACACGGTGATGAACAATCACTCGTGGACTTCGGCTCGCGACGGGCACACGGCAGTGACGCCGGAATCAAAGCCGCGCGGGCCGCCTACATCGGTGGGTTCGACGGTACTTCGAACGTCGCGGCTGGGGAAGCGTTCGGAATCCCGATTTATGGGACGATGGCTCATTCGTGGATACAAAGCTTCACCAGCGAGCGCGCCGCCTTCGAGACGTTCGTCGACGAGTACGGTGAGGAATCGATTCTTCTCATCGACACGTACGACACCGTTTCCGGTGCCAAGACCGCGCGTGCTGTCGCCGAAGAGAAAGACATAGATATCGCCGGTGTGCGGCTGGATTCTGGCGACCTCACGGCGCTCTCAAAGGAAGTCAACGAGATTCTTGCGGAAACAGACCTCTTCATCTCGTCAGGTATCGACGAGTTCAAAATCCGACGGTTCCTGACGAACGGCGGTGTCGGGTCGGGATTCGGACCGGGGACTGCCCTCGTGACGAGCACCGATGCGCCGAAGGTTGAGGGAGTTTACAAACTCGTGGCCGTCGAGGAGGACGGGGACATGCAACCGAGTATGAAGCTCTCGACTGGGAAGGTGACGTATCCGGGAGCCAAGAGCGTCCGGCGCGTCGAACGAGACGGCCAATACGACCGCGATATCCTTGCACTTCGGGACGAGGACTGCGACGGTGGTGAACAACTCGTGTCCGTCATCGAGGACGGCGAACTCGTGTACCAGTTCCCCGACCTTCCGGCGATTCAGGAACGTGCCCGCCGGTCCGTCTCGAAAACCCCGCCGGCTATTCGGCAACTCGAAGACCCGGAACGCTACGATGTTCAGATCGGCTCCGGTCTCGATACGCAGACGACGTCACTCCGCCGCCAACTCGAAAGTCAACACTCGTGA
- a CDS encoding MFS transporter, translating to MQSGTNIRDDSTFLGPRVVAVTFLALMGAFGLNLSAGQFFEPLTGTYGWDLSLLSLAVSVNMITWGLFQPVMGRLIDWVGPKVVIAGSAALMGVAFLLSATISTVWEFFLYYGVLTAIGFAGCSSMANSVLVSKWYVRDRSEMLGKSSMGINIGQLIILPLAGYLIATAGFRAAFTGLGLFMLVLVVPAVLFVVEDDPTEVGQTPDGTDNASDREQSVLAAGSASVSLKQALFDRNFWLASLSFGSCGFTLYLVTIHLPNYAADLGGSVALGGQLLGIAAGASAVSMWVTGKMTEQVGKRRMLAGLHMIRGVSLAWLALSTSLWQLYVFAVIYGVASFPVIPTVTGIIGDHFGTNAMGGILGTSWLLHQIFAATGVFLGGFIRQTTGSYELAFWTGAALLLGGAFLSVLIESQPRVTHPTASTADD from the coding sequence ATGCAGTCTGGAACAAACATACGTGATGACTCGACGTTCCTCGGTCCGCGCGTGGTTGCTGTAACTTTCCTCGCGCTGATGGGAGCGTTCGGGTTGAATCTGAGTGCTGGACAGTTCTTCGAACCACTTACTGGAACATACGGCTGGGATCTCTCACTTCTGAGCTTAGCCGTCTCGGTGAACATGATTACGTGGGGGCTGTTCCAACCGGTGATGGGGCGGTTGATCGACTGGGTCGGCCCCAAAGTGGTCATCGCTGGCAGCGCGGCGCTGATGGGTGTCGCGTTCCTCCTCTCGGCGACCATCTCCACCGTCTGGGAGTTCTTCCTGTACTACGGTGTGCTCACGGCAATCGGCTTCGCAGGCTGTAGTTCGATGGCGAACTCGGTCCTCGTCTCGAAGTGGTACGTTCGCGACCGCTCGGAGATGCTCGGGAAGAGTTCGATGGGCATCAACATCGGCCAACTGATTATCCTTCCGTTGGCCGGCTACCTGATCGCAACCGCTGGGTTTCGAGCGGCGTTCACTGGGCTCGGGCTGTTCATGCTCGTGCTTGTCGTCCCGGCTGTGCTGTTCGTCGTTGAAGACGACCCTACCGAAGTCGGACAAACTCCGGATGGAACGGACAACGCATCGGACCGAGAGCAGTCGGTCCTAGCTGCCGGGTCGGCGAGTGTCTCGCTCAAACAAGCGCTTTTTGACCGGAACTTCTGGCTCGCCAGCCTGAGCTTCGGTTCCTGTGGGTTCACGCTGTATCTCGTGACGATTCACCTTCCGAACTACGCCGCCGATCTTGGGGGGAGCGTCGCACTCGGCGGACAGTTGCTGGGAATCGCCGCCGGTGCCAGTGCCGTCTCGATGTGGGTGACCGGAAAGATGACTGAACAAGTCGGGAAGCGGCGCATGCTGGCGGGTCTCCACATGATTAGAGGTGTTTCGCTCGCGTGGCTAGCGCTGTCGACGAGTCTCTGGCAACTCTACGTCTTCGCAGTTATCTATGGTGTCGCTTCCTTCCCAGTTATCCCAACGGTAACCGGCATTATCGGCGACCACTTCGGAACGAACGCGATGGGTGGAATTCTCGGAACGTCCTGGCTTCTCCACCAGATATTTGCCGCAACCGGTGTCTTCCTCGGCGGGTTCATCCGCCAAACAACAGGGAGCTACGAACTCGCCTTCTGGACCGGCGCGGCTCTCCTGCTCGGGGGTGCGTTCCTGTCGGTCCTGATCGAGAGTCAGCCGCGAGTTACACACCCCACGGCTAGTACTGCAGACGACTGA
- a CDS encoding helix-turn-helix domain-containing protein, with translation MREFVFTVTYDRGADPIADIFMEYPDVMSKSLTCTVTADSIWHLDRITGPENALKALDDVFLDPTHCNECLDAEHCHTSWEYEVLDRGNASRTVYAYGTDADDCHSIPHLAAIHIGEGLLYDTKRQGNQYTWRILMPDDANVGELYDAIRTEMRDGLRLSLDHLSDPTHWGDDVVSLADVPYEQRELIKEAVARGYYETPREITTQGLADELGVPQSTVQYRLARAESWLATRFVLELV, from the coding sequence ATGCGAGAGTTCGTGTTCACAGTGACGTACGACCGCGGGGCCGACCCGATTGCGGACATTTTCATGGAGTATCCGGATGTTATGTCGAAGTCGCTCACGTGTACGGTCACGGCTGACAGTATTTGGCATCTCGACCGTATCACGGGGCCTGAAAACGCATTAAAAGCACTCGACGACGTGTTTCTCGACCCAACGCACTGTAACGAGTGCTTGGACGCCGAACACTGTCACACGAGTTGGGAGTACGAGGTCCTCGACCGAGGGAACGCGTCTCGGACCGTGTACGCCTATGGAACCGATGCCGATGATTGTCACTCGATTCCCCATCTTGCAGCGATACACATCGGTGAGGGGCTCCTGTACGACACGAAACGGCAGGGCAACCAGTATACGTGGCGAATCCTGATGCCCGACGATGCTAACGTCGGCGAACTATACGATGCGATTCGGACCGAAATGCGGGATGGGTTGCGTTTGAGTCTCGACCATCTGTCCGACCCGACACACTGGGGTGATGACGTCGTCTCTCTGGCCGACGTCCCGTACGAACAACGCGAGTTGATTAAAGAGGCGGTCGCTCGCGGCTACTACGAGACGCCCCGAGAGATTACGACGCAAGGATTAGCTGACGAGCTAGGAGTTCCACAGTCGACGGTTCAGTACCGTCTCGCCAGAGCCGAATCATGGCTCGCGACTCGGTTTGTTCTGGAACTCGTTTAG
- a CDS encoding Hsp20/alpha crystallin family protein produces the protein MSRRNPFEEIERLFERMSRELDEASKRWGSGETYEEWESGLESMAVDLVEHDDEFVVTADLPGFERDDVSVQVTDQTLQIEAKRERALDEEEEQFLRHERRHRSMRRSLRLPAEIQKDGVSARMKNGVLTITLPKLEVEEAHRVDIE, from the coding sequence ATGAGCAGACGCAACCCTTTCGAAGAAATCGAGCGGCTCTTCGAGCGAATGAGCCGTGAACTCGACGAAGCATCCAAACGGTGGGGTTCAGGAGAAACGTACGAAGAGTGGGAGAGTGGACTCGAATCAATGGCAGTCGACCTCGTCGAACACGACGACGAGTTCGTCGTCACCGCCGACCTACCGGGTTTCGAGCGCGACGATGTGAGCGTCCAAGTAACCGACCAAACGCTCCAAATCGAGGCGAAGCGCGAACGAGCCCTCGACGAAGAAGAAGAGCAGTTCCTTCGACACGAGCGACGACACCGGTCGATGAGACGGTCGCTTCGATTGCCTGCCGAGATTCAAAAAGACGGTGTGAGTGCACGGATGAAAAACGGCGTCCTGACCATTACACTCCCGAAACTCGAAGTCGAAGAAGCACATCGAGTAGACATCGAGTAG